In Nitrospirota bacterium, a genomic segment contains:
- a CDS encoding RluA family pseudouridine synthase, with amino-acid sequence MRRRPGSSAKFVSKGIAILYEDKDILVVNKPAGLLTVATEREKSRTAHSLLTEYIRKGCGRSRKQLFVVHRLDRDTSGVLIFAKSEEAMLRLKAQWKQTEKKYLAVVHGKCEKSSDTITSYLAEDKEYNVYSTSDSTKGRLSQTAYRVLRFTKGLSLLEVTLLTGRKNQIRVHLAGIGRPIVGDTKYGKEDGPQPRMALHARLISFKHPFSNERLTFEAEVPAFFATLVGRIERLNEPSGPSLTFSNK; translated from the coding sequence ATGAGAAGACGGCCCGGCTCGAGCGCCAAGTTCGTATCGAAAGGGATCGCAATCCTTTACGAGGATAAAGACATCCTTGTGGTGAATAAGCCGGCGGGCCTTTTGACGGTCGCTACGGAGAGGGAAAAATCGCGCACGGCCCATTCCCTGCTCACGGAGTACATCCGCAAAGGCTGCGGCAGGTCCCGCAAGCAGCTTTTTGTCGTTCACCGTCTGGACAGGGACACCTCCGGGGTGCTCATCTTCGCGAAGAGCGAAGAGGCGATGCTGCGTCTGAAGGCCCAGTGGAAACAGACGGAGAAGAAGTACCTGGCCGTGGTTCACGGCAAATGCGAAAAGAGCTCGGATACGATCACTTCCTACCTGGCGGAGGACAAGGAGTATAACGTTTACTCCACGTCTGACAGCACCAAGGGCAGACTGTCCCAGACGGCCTACAGGGTCCTCAGGTTCACAAAAGGCCTGTCCTTGCTGGAAGTGACGTTGTTAACAGGCAGGAAGAACCAGATACGGGTGCACCTCGCCGGAATCGGGCGACCCATCGTGGGCGACACAAAGTACGGGAAAGAGGATGGACCGCAGCCACGCATGGCGCTTCATGCGAGATTGATATCCTTCAAACATCCCTTCAGCAACGAGCGGCTCACGTTCGAAGCAGAAGTGCCGGCTTTTTTTGCGACGCTCGTGGGCCGCATCGAACGTCTGAACGAGCCTTCGGGACCCTCACTGACATTCAGTAATAAATGA